A genomic stretch from Nitrospirota bacterium includes:
- a CDS encoding helix-turn-helix domain-containing protein: MSKHKQGELRGLKAEVNIDTQELVREISQEVVKAIRLLLSGRLEDDTILDVDGLAKYLDVKPNWIYQQTHVNAIPHHKLGSQLRFRKQEIDKWLDSHKCPATSPPPANFLRRIK; encoded by the coding sequence ATGTCCAAACATAAACAGGGGGAACTCAGAGGGTTGAAGGCTGAAGTCAACATAGACACGCAGGAACTTGTCAGGGAAATATCCCAGGAGGTCGTAAAGGCCATAAGACTTCTGTTATCCGGTAGGCTTGAGGATGATACCATACTGGACGTAGACGGCCTTGCAAAATACCTTGACGTTAAGCCAAACTGGATATATCAGCAGACCCATGTCAACGCTATTCCTCATCATAAGTTAGGCAGCCAGTTGCGATTCAGGAAGCAGGAGATAGACAAGTGGCTTGACTCCCATAAGTGTCCTGCCACCTCTCCCCCACCAGCTAACTTCCTGAGACGGATAAAATAA
- a CDS encoding helix-turn-helix domain-containing protein has protein sequence MPEWTPENIRILRKTYTITRRKLAELLGVSITSIYQWERGVRKPSKTAKILLSRIEEDLRKGVK, from the coding sequence ATGCCTGAATGGACGCCTGAAAATATCAGAATCTTGAGAAAGACATATACAATCACAAGGCGCAAACTGGCTGAGTTGTTAGGCGTGTCCATTACAAGCATATATCAATGGGAAAGGGGGGTGAGAAAACCAAGTAAAACTGCAAAGATACTTTTGTCCAGAATAGAAGAAGATTTAAGAAAGGGGGTGAAATGA
- a CDS encoding site-specific integrase: protein MAKGIYKRGNRYWIRYAGLDGRIVYEPSGSTKFKDAEALLIKRKQAIKEGKQPEIKKIGNHSFKELAETYIAWVNGRQKSAKIKEYIIKQLIPTYGNLPLRRFSTSVVEQLQTDLIKRGLKNCSCNKVLNILKHMFSKAADWDMVESEVLKNVRKVKLLRDDSERLRYLSKEECQALINACDPHLKPIVITALNTGMRRGEILSLRWDNIDLKHGFILLDVTKNGEKRQIPIHDTLRKTLTGITRRIDIQHVFYDPITGKQYKDVKHSFQTACKRAGIRDFHFHDLRHTFASQLVMTGVDITTVGKLLGHKTLAMTLRYSHLAPEHMVKAMDILDNALNGKINSVEDRLFDAKYTKSIQFEVNSL from the coding sequence ATGGCAAAAGGAATATATAAACGTGGCAACAGATATTGGATACGTTATGCCGGTCTCGATGGCAGGATCGTCTATGAACCTTCCGGAAGCACAAAGTTCAAAGACGCTGAGGCCCTGCTTATCAAGAGAAAGCAGGCAATAAAAGAAGGTAAACAACCTGAGATAAAGAAGATCGGTAATCACTCCTTCAAGGAACTTGCGGAAACTTACATTGCCTGGGTCAATGGCAGACAGAAATCAGCAAAGATTAAGGAATATATTATAAAGCAGCTCATCCCAACCTATGGAAACCTTCCTTTGAGAAGGTTTAGCACTTCTGTTGTTGAGCAATTACAGACAGACCTTATAAAAAGGGGTCTTAAGAATTGCAGTTGCAATAAAGTCCTGAATATCCTTAAGCACATGTTCTCTAAGGCTGCAGACTGGGATATGGTAGAATCAGAGGTCTTAAAGAATGTCAGGAAGGTCAAGCTATTACGGGATGATAGCGAAAGATTACGTTATCTGTCTAAGGAAGAGTGTCAGGCACTTATTAACGCCTGCGATCCCCACTTAAAACCCATTGTTATTACAGCACTCAATACAGGTATGCGGCGGGGAGAAATACTATCTTTGAGATGGGATAATATAGACCTTAAACACGGGTTTATCCTGTTAGATGTAACTAAGAACGGAGAAAAAAGGCAGATACCTATTCATGATACCCTGAGAAAAACATTAACTGGTATAACAAGGCGTATAGATATTCAGCATGTGTTCTATGACCCGATCACAGGCAAACAGTATAAAGATGTTAAGCATTCCTTTCAGACTGCTTGCAAGAGGGCAGGAATAAGGGACTTTCATTTCCATGACCTGAGACACACCTTTGCCAGTCAACTTGTCATGACGGGGGTAGACATTACTACAGTCGGCAAGTTGCTTGGCCATAAGACACTTGCGATGACTCTCAGGTATTCACATCTTGCACCTGAACACATGGTAAAGGCAATGGACATACTGGACAACGCCTTAAACGGAAAGATTAACTCAGTGGAAGATCGCTTGTTTGATGCGAAGTATACAAAAAGTATACAATTTGAGGTAAACAGCCTATGA
- a CDS encoding winged helix-turn-helix domain-containing protein has product MLKEGSTLDELEDILGGLEQRIMMYRNKLIELQKKRDRLEDEIKTAKRYLELAETLYKVERNKSRAAQQAQPEDSDKSASKQAEETKDLLLNQFKFSGLSIPQAAYLILKEEGKALHAKDIYQRLLEGGVKIRSKTPITSVSISLNRDKRFLRVSPNTYNLSGEETQNHERR; this is encoded by the coding sequence ATGCTTAAGGAAGGTAGTACGCTCGACGAATTAGAAGATATTCTGGGTGGTCTCGAACAGCGAATTATGATGTATCGTAATAAGCTAATCGAGTTGCAGAAAAAACGTGACCGCCTTGAGGATGAGATTAAAACAGCGAAGAGATATCTTGAGTTAGCAGAAACTCTCTACAAGGTAGAGAGAAACAAATCCCGCGCCGCACAGCAGGCCCAGCCTGAAGATAGTGATAAAAGCGCATCGAAACAGGCTGAAGAAACTAAAGACCTTTTACTAAACCAATTCAAATTCTCCGGACTTAGCATACCCCAGGCCGCGTATCTTATCCTGAAAGAAGAAGGAAAGGCGCTTCATGCAAAGGACATCTATCAGCGTCTTCTTGAAGGCGGGGTTAAAATCAGGAGTAAAACACCGATAACATCTGTGTCAATATCTTTAAACAGGGACAAGAGGTTTCTGAGAGTTTCCCCCAACACATACAACCTCTCAGGAGAAGAGACACAGAATCACGAAAGGAGGTGA
- the lpxC gene encoding UDP-3-O-[3-hydroxymyristoyl] N-acetylglucosamine deacetylase — MRYQRTIKESVGCKGVGLHSGVKVSMRLHPAPPDTGIIFIRSDNNTQLAARTENVVSTEFSSTLGSNDSSVRTVEHLLAAAAGLNIDNMYVELDAPEVPIMDGSALPLVQLMLQSGIVQQDKLRPHIKILDTIEINGGNGYIRIEPSPFPAITYIMDFDHPLLRKQEYLYHPSIDGFISEIAPARTFAFQKDILFLKERGLGQGGSLENAIILDSDGILNRDGLRFKDEFIRHKVLDLIGDLSLLSRSFIGHVTACRTGHTLNTRLASAILASSDKWIEAGNLSITKNT, encoded by the coding sequence ATGCGTTATCAAAGGACAATCAAAGAAAGTGTAGGTTGTAAGGGTGTAGGATTACATTCAGGGGTAAAGGTATCAATGAGATTACATCCCGCTCCCCCTGATACCGGGATAATATTTATCAGGAGCGATAACAACACTCAGTTGGCAGCAAGGACTGAGAATGTAGTTTCTACAGAGTTCTCATCAACCCTTGGCTCGAATGATTCGAGTGTAAGGACTGTGGAGCACCTTCTGGCTGCTGCAGCAGGACTCAATATTGATAATATGTATGTTGAGTTGGATGCACCTGAGGTCCCGATTATGGATGGGAGCGCATTGCCCCTCGTTCAATTAATGTTACAGAGCGGGATAGTGCAGCAGGATAAGCTCAGGCCCCATATAAAGATACTTGATACTATTGAGATAAACGGTGGAAACGGATATATCAGGATTGAGCCTTCACCTTTTCCTGCCATTACGTACATTATGGATTTTGATCATCCGCTGCTCCGAAAACAGGAGTATCTCTATCATCCTTCTATAGATGGTTTTATAAGTGAAATAGCGCCTGCACGTACATTTGCATTTCAGAAGGACATCCTTTTCCTGAAGGAGAGAGGTCTTGGACAGGGTGGTTCGCTTGAGAATGCAATCATCCTTGACAGTGACGGAATATTAAACAGGGACGGATTGAGGTTTAAGGATGAGTTTATCCGGCATAAGGTGCTGGACCTGATTGGTGACTTATCGCTTTTATCAAGGTCGTTTATAGGACATGTTACAGCCTGCCGTACCGGTCATACCCTTAATACCAGGTTGGCCTCTGCTATTCTTGCCAGCAGTGATAAGTGGATTGAGGCAGGAAACCTCTCCATTACAAAGAATACATAA